One Rissa tridactyla isolate bRisTri1 chromosome 1, bRisTri1.patW.cur.20221130, whole genome shotgun sequence DNA segment encodes these proteins:
- the MTMR2 gene encoding myotubularin-related protein 2 isoform X1, whose amino-acid sequence MEESSSCESLGAGRAAAAAARPPSGDSLSSASTSQSDHSAHTKSASAVSSDSVSTSADNFSPDLRVLRETNKLAEMEEPPLLPGETIKDMAKDVTYICPFTGAIRGTLTVTNYRLYFKSMERDPPFVLDASLGVINRVEKIGGASSRGENSYGLEIVCKDIRNLRFAHKPEGRTRRSIFENLMKYAFPVSNNLPLFAFEYKEVFPENGWKVYDPTWEYRRQGIPNESWRLTRINERYELCDTYPAILAVPVNIPDEELKRVASFRSRGRIPVLSWIHPESQATITRCSQPMVGVSGKRSKEDEKYLQAIMDSNAQSHKIFIFDARPSVNAVANKAKGGGYESEDAYQNAELVFLDIHNIHVMRESLRKLKEIVYPNIEETHWLSNLESTHWLEHIKLILAGALRIADKVESGKTSVVVHCSDGWDRTAQLTSLSLLMLDGYYRTIRGFEVLVEKEWLSFGHRFQLRVGHGDKNHADADRSPVFLQFIDCVWQMTRQFPTAFEFNEYFLITILDHLYSCLFGTFLCSSEQQRVKESLPKKTVSLWSYINSQLEDFTNPLYVSYSNHVLYPVASMRHLELWVGYYIRWNPRMKPQEPVHNRYKELLAKRAELQKKVEELQREITNRSTSSSERAGSPAQCVAPVQTVV is encoded by the exons GTCCTGAGGGAGACTAATAAATTGGCTGAAATGGAAGAGCCACCTTTGCTACCAGGAGAAACCATTAAAGACATGG ccaaggaTGTTACTTACATCTGCCCCTTCACTGGCGCAATCAGAGGAACCCTTACTGTTACCAATTAtagactgtattttaaaagcatggaACGG GACCCTCCTTTTGTCCTAGATGCATCTTTAGGTGTAATCAACAGAGTGGAGAAAATTGGAGGTGCTTCCAGTCGTGGTGAGAATTCGTACGGGCTGGAGATTGTGTGCAAG GATATTCGAAACTTGCGATTTGCTCATAAGCCTGAAGGGAGAACTCGACGATCCATATTTGAGAACCTAATGAAATATGCTTTCCCAGTTTCAAATAATCTG ccgCTTTTTGCATTTGAGTACAAAGAGGTTTTCCCAGAAAATGGATGGAAGGTGTATGACCCCACTTGGGAGTACAGAAGACAG GGAATTCCCAATGAAAGCTGGAGGCTGACCAGGATTAATGAGCGCTACGAGCTGTGTGATACATACCCCGCCATTCTAGCTGTGCCTGTAAACATTCCCGATGAAGAATTAAAGAGAGTAGCATCCTTCAGATCAAGGGGACGCATACCA GTATTGTCATGGATTCACCCAGAAAGTCAAGCAACGATCACTCGCTGTAGCCAACCAATGGTGGGAGTGAGTGGCAAGCGAAGCAAAGAAGATGAGAAGTACCTTCAAGCCATCATGGATTCTAATGCTCAGTCCCATAAAATCTTCATATTTGATGCAAGGCCTAGTGTGAACGCTGTAGCCAATAAG gcTAAAGGAGGGGGCTATGAGAGTGAGGATGCCTATCAGAATGCAGAGCTGGTGTTCCTGGACATTCACAATATTCATGTTATGAGAGAATcactgagaaaactgaaagaaattgtGTACCCTAATATCGAGGAGACTCACTGGCTGTCTAATTTAGAGTCAACTCACTGGCTGGAGCATATCAAG CTTATTCTCGCTGGAGCCCTTCGCATTGCCGACAAGGTGGAATCGGGGAAGACGTCTGTGGTTGTACACTGCAGTGACGGCTGGGACCGAACAGCCCAGCTCACCTCTCTGTCTCTGCTCATGTTAGATGGCTACTACCGAACTATCAGGGGCTTTGAAGTGCTAGTGGAGAAGGAGTGGCTGAGCTTCGGCCACAGATTTCAGCTG AGAGTTGGCCATGGAGATAAGAATCATGCAGACGCGGATCGCTCTCCTGTCTTCCTCCAGTTCATCGACTGTGTCTGGCAAATGACGAGACAG TTTCCTACAGCATTCGAGTTCAACGAGTACTTCCTGATAACCATCCTGGACCACCTGTACAGCTGTTTGTTCGGGACCTTCCTGTGCAGCAGCGAGCAGCAGAGGGTGAAGGAG AGCCTTCCAAAAAAGACCGTGTCGCTTTGGTCTTACATCAACAGCCAACTGGAAGACTTCACTAACCCCTTGTACGTGAGCTACTCCAACCACGTCCTCTATCCCGTGGCCAGCATGCGCCACCTCGAGCTGTGGGTCGGCTACTACATCCGATGGAACCCCAGGATGAAACCCCAG GAACCTGTCCACAATCGCTACAAGGAGCTTCTTGCCAAGCGGGCTGAGCTGCAGAAGAAAGTGGAGGAACTGCAGAGAGAAATCACCAACCGTTCCACCTCGTCCTCGGAGAGAGCCGGCTCTCCCGCACAGTGCGTGGCTCCTGTACAGACTGTTGTataa
- the MTMR2 gene encoding myotubularin-related protein 2 isoform X2 → MSASTSQSDHSAHTKSASAVSSDSVSTSADNFSPDLRVLRETNKLAEMEEPPLLPGETIKDMAKDVTYICPFTGAIRGTLTVTNYRLYFKSMERDPPFVLDASLGVINRVEKIGGASSRGENSYGLEIVCKDIRNLRFAHKPEGRTRRSIFENLMKYAFPVSNNLPLFAFEYKEVFPENGWKVYDPTWEYRRQGIPNESWRLTRINERYELCDTYPAILAVPVNIPDEELKRVASFRSRGRIPVLSWIHPESQATITRCSQPMVGVSGKRSKEDEKYLQAIMDSNAQSHKIFIFDARPSVNAVANKAKGGGYESEDAYQNAELVFLDIHNIHVMRESLRKLKEIVYPNIEETHWLSNLESTHWLEHIKLILAGALRIADKVESGKTSVVVHCSDGWDRTAQLTSLSLLMLDGYYRTIRGFEVLVEKEWLSFGHRFQLRVGHGDKNHADADRSPVFLQFIDCVWQMTRQFPTAFEFNEYFLITILDHLYSCLFGTFLCSSEQQRVKESLPKKTVSLWSYINSQLEDFTNPLYVSYSNHVLYPVASMRHLELWVGYYIRWNPRMKPQEPVHNRYKELLAKRAELQKKVEELQREITNRSTSSSERAGSPAQCVAPVQTVV, encoded by the exons GTCCTGAGGGAGACTAATAAATTGGCTGAAATGGAAGAGCCACCTTTGCTACCAGGAGAAACCATTAAAGACATGG ccaaggaTGTTACTTACATCTGCCCCTTCACTGGCGCAATCAGAGGAACCCTTACTGTTACCAATTAtagactgtattttaaaagcatggaACGG GACCCTCCTTTTGTCCTAGATGCATCTTTAGGTGTAATCAACAGAGTGGAGAAAATTGGAGGTGCTTCCAGTCGTGGTGAGAATTCGTACGGGCTGGAGATTGTGTGCAAG GATATTCGAAACTTGCGATTTGCTCATAAGCCTGAAGGGAGAACTCGACGATCCATATTTGAGAACCTAATGAAATATGCTTTCCCAGTTTCAAATAATCTG ccgCTTTTTGCATTTGAGTACAAAGAGGTTTTCCCAGAAAATGGATGGAAGGTGTATGACCCCACTTGGGAGTACAGAAGACAG GGAATTCCCAATGAAAGCTGGAGGCTGACCAGGATTAATGAGCGCTACGAGCTGTGTGATACATACCCCGCCATTCTAGCTGTGCCTGTAAACATTCCCGATGAAGAATTAAAGAGAGTAGCATCCTTCAGATCAAGGGGACGCATACCA GTATTGTCATGGATTCACCCAGAAAGTCAAGCAACGATCACTCGCTGTAGCCAACCAATGGTGGGAGTGAGTGGCAAGCGAAGCAAAGAAGATGAGAAGTACCTTCAAGCCATCATGGATTCTAATGCTCAGTCCCATAAAATCTTCATATTTGATGCAAGGCCTAGTGTGAACGCTGTAGCCAATAAG gcTAAAGGAGGGGGCTATGAGAGTGAGGATGCCTATCAGAATGCAGAGCTGGTGTTCCTGGACATTCACAATATTCATGTTATGAGAGAATcactgagaaaactgaaagaaattgtGTACCCTAATATCGAGGAGACTCACTGGCTGTCTAATTTAGAGTCAACTCACTGGCTGGAGCATATCAAG CTTATTCTCGCTGGAGCCCTTCGCATTGCCGACAAGGTGGAATCGGGGAAGACGTCTGTGGTTGTACACTGCAGTGACGGCTGGGACCGAACAGCCCAGCTCACCTCTCTGTCTCTGCTCATGTTAGATGGCTACTACCGAACTATCAGGGGCTTTGAAGTGCTAGTGGAGAAGGAGTGGCTGAGCTTCGGCCACAGATTTCAGCTG AGAGTTGGCCATGGAGATAAGAATCATGCAGACGCGGATCGCTCTCCTGTCTTCCTCCAGTTCATCGACTGTGTCTGGCAAATGACGAGACAG TTTCCTACAGCATTCGAGTTCAACGAGTACTTCCTGATAACCATCCTGGACCACCTGTACAGCTGTTTGTTCGGGACCTTCCTGTGCAGCAGCGAGCAGCAGAGGGTGAAGGAG AGCCTTCCAAAAAAGACCGTGTCGCTTTGGTCTTACATCAACAGCCAACTGGAAGACTTCACTAACCCCTTGTACGTGAGCTACTCCAACCACGTCCTCTATCCCGTGGCCAGCATGCGCCACCTCGAGCTGTGGGTCGGCTACTACATCCGATGGAACCCCAGGATGAAACCCCAG GAACCTGTCCACAATCGCTACAAGGAGCTTCTTGCCAAGCGGGCTGAGCTGCAGAAGAAAGTGGAGGAACTGCAGAGAGAAATCACCAACCGTTCCACCTCGTCCTCGGAGAGAGCCGGCTCTCCCGCACAGTGCGTGGCTCCTGTACAGACTGTTGTataa
- the MTMR2 gene encoding myotubularin-related protein 2 isoform X3 produces MEEPPLLPGETIKDMAKDVTYICPFTGAIRGTLTVTNYRLYFKSMERDPPFVLDASLGVINRVEKIGGASSRGENSYGLEIVCKDIRNLRFAHKPEGRTRRSIFENLMKYAFPVSNNLPLFAFEYKEVFPENGWKVYDPTWEYRRQGIPNESWRLTRINERYELCDTYPAILAVPVNIPDEELKRVASFRSRGRIPVLSWIHPESQATITRCSQPMVGVSGKRSKEDEKYLQAIMDSNAQSHKIFIFDARPSVNAVANKAKGGGYESEDAYQNAELVFLDIHNIHVMRESLRKLKEIVYPNIEETHWLSNLESTHWLEHIKLILAGALRIADKVESGKTSVVVHCSDGWDRTAQLTSLSLLMLDGYYRTIRGFEVLVEKEWLSFGHRFQLRVGHGDKNHADADRSPVFLQFIDCVWQMTRQFPTAFEFNEYFLITILDHLYSCLFGTFLCSSEQQRVKESLPKKTVSLWSYINSQLEDFTNPLYVSYSNHVLYPVASMRHLELWVGYYIRWNPRMKPQEPVHNRYKELLAKRAELQKKVEELQREITNRSTSSSERAGSPAQCVAPVQTVV; encoded by the exons ATGGAAGAGCCACCTTTGCTACCAGGAGAAACCATTAAAGACATGG ccaaggaTGTTACTTACATCTGCCCCTTCACTGGCGCAATCAGAGGAACCCTTACTGTTACCAATTAtagactgtattttaaaagcatggaACGG GACCCTCCTTTTGTCCTAGATGCATCTTTAGGTGTAATCAACAGAGTGGAGAAAATTGGAGGTGCTTCCAGTCGTGGTGAGAATTCGTACGGGCTGGAGATTGTGTGCAAG GATATTCGAAACTTGCGATTTGCTCATAAGCCTGAAGGGAGAACTCGACGATCCATATTTGAGAACCTAATGAAATATGCTTTCCCAGTTTCAAATAATCTG ccgCTTTTTGCATTTGAGTACAAAGAGGTTTTCCCAGAAAATGGATGGAAGGTGTATGACCCCACTTGGGAGTACAGAAGACAG GGAATTCCCAATGAAAGCTGGAGGCTGACCAGGATTAATGAGCGCTACGAGCTGTGTGATACATACCCCGCCATTCTAGCTGTGCCTGTAAACATTCCCGATGAAGAATTAAAGAGAGTAGCATCCTTCAGATCAAGGGGACGCATACCA GTATTGTCATGGATTCACCCAGAAAGTCAAGCAACGATCACTCGCTGTAGCCAACCAATGGTGGGAGTGAGTGGCAAGCGAAGCAAAGAAGATGAGAAGTACCTTCAAGCCATCATGGATTCTAATGCTCAGTCCCATAAAATCTTCATATTTGATGCAAGGCCTAGTGTGAACGCTGTAGCCAATAAG gcTAAAGGAGGGGGCTATGAGAGTGAGGATGCCTATCAGAATGCAGAGCTGGTGTTCCTGGACATTCACAATATTCATGTTATGAGAGAATcactgagaaaactgaaagaaattgtGTACCCTAATATCGAGGAGACTCACTGGCTGTCTAATTTAGAGTCAACTCACTGGCTGGAGCATATCAAG CTTATTCTCGCTGGAGCCCTTCGCATTGCCGACAAGGTGGAATCGGGGAAGACGTCTGTGGTTGTACACTGCAGTGACGGCTGGGACCGAACAGCCCAGCTCACCTCTCTGTCTCTGCTCATGTTAGATGGCTACTACCGAACTATCAGGGGCTTTGAAGTGCTAGTGGAGAAGGAGTGGCTGAGCTTCGGCCACAGATTTCAGCTG AGAGTTGGCCATGGAGATAAGAATCATGCAGACGCGGATCGCTCTCCTGTCTTCCTCCAGTTCATCGACTGTGTCTGGCAAATGACGAGACAG TTTCCTACAGCATTCGAGTTCAACGAGTACTTCCTGATAACCATCCTGGACCACCTGTACAGCTGTTTGTTCGGGACCTTCCTGTGCAGCAGCGAGCAGCAGAGGGTGAAGGAG AGCCTTCCAAAAAAGACCGTGTCGCTTTGGTCTTACATCAACAGCCAACTGGAAGACTTCACTAACCCCTTGTACGTGAGCTACTCCAACCACGTCCTCTATCCCGTGGCCAGCATGCGCCACCTCGAGCTGTGGGTCGGCTACTACATCCGATGGAACCCCAGGATGAAACCCCAG GAACCTGTCCACAATCGCTACAAGGAGCTTCTTGCCAAGCGGGCTGAGCTGCAGAAGAAAGTGGAGGAACTGCAGAGAGAAATCACCAACCGTTCCACCTCGTCCTCGGAGAGAGCCGGCTCTCCCGCACAGTGCGTGGCTCCTGTACAGACTGTTGTataa